The proteins below come from a single Mucilaginibacter mali genomic window:
- a CDS encoding beta-galactosidase, with amino-acid sequence MKKVSVKAVLKTGVIAAALLSSLNSFAQKGEKFFNKADLMQFGVYYYPEQWPKEQWARDIKRIGELGFDFTHYAEFAWANMEPEEGKFDFAWLDEVVRLAGENHVKVIMCTPSAAPPVWLTKKHPDVLMVNADGRTMVHGARQQASWSSDLYRQYVDKIVTEMAKRYGHNKTIMGWQIDNEPSHYGNEYDFSQNAQKHFRLWLQAKYKSIEALNASWGNAFWSLNYNNFDQIDCPNGKELVAQPNPHAVLDFKRFTADEAAGFVLDQQATLKKYIDDNQFVTSNLMSDYTPVDPRRMAGLDIMNYTKYLVAGLSDGTGDQGFRLGNYLSIGFSNDFMRPINGVTSVMELQPGQVNWGKYNSQPMPGAVRMWIYHVFAGGNKFVCTYRFRQPLVGGEQYHNGIMKPNGIEVARSGAEYITALKEIAQLKKQYKPGPEPADYKARRTAILYNVDNRWEMDNQPQTNQWDFMKHMMKYYGVVKSFGAPVDFIGEETDFSKYPVMVAPAYQLLDPKLVARWKAYVEQGGHLILSSRTGEKDREARIWEGRFAEPIYSLLGIKELYYDQLPENRMAKVAMDGKLFNWNNWGDVLQGAAAGTKMALYNDQFYKGETAVLNRKLGKGTVTYIGADTDDGKLEKDVLRKVYKNAGIGILDLPEGVTVDCRDGFWVGMNYSSATQVLPVPANAKVLIGSKTLAPAGVVVWR; translated from the coding sequence ATGAAGAAAGTATCAGTAAAGGCCGTGCTGAAAACCGGCGTTATAGCGGCTGCATTATTAAGCAGCCTGAACTCCTTTGCCCAAAAAGGCGAAAAGTTTTTTAACAAGGCCGACCTGATGCAGTTTGGCGTTTATTACTACCCCGAGCAATGGCCTAAAGAACAGTGGGCGCGCGATATTAAACGCATTGGCGAATTGGGTTTTGATTTTACCCATTACGCTGAGTTTGCCTGGGCCAATATGGAACCCGAAGAAGGTAAGTTTGATTTTGCCTGGCTTGATGAAGTGGTGCGCCTTGCCGGCGAAAACCACGTAAAAGTAATTATGTGTACCCCATCGGCTGCGCCGCCGGTATGGCTAACTAAAAAGCACCCCGATGTGCTGATGGTAAACGCCGATGGCCGCACCATGGTACACGGCGCGCGGCAGCAAGCCTCATGGTCCAGCGATTTATACCGCCAGTATGTAGATAAGATAGTTACCGAGATGGCTAAACGTTACGGCCATAATAAAACTATAATGGGCTGGCAAATTGATAACGAACCATCGCACTATGGCAACGAATACGATTTCAGTCAAAATGCGCAGAAGCACTTCCGCCTTTGGCTGCAGGCTAAGTACAAAAGCATCGAGGCGCTGAACGCATCGTGGGGTAACGCCTTCTGGAGTTTAAATTATAATAATTTCGATCAGATAGATTGCCCTAACGGCAAGGAATTGGTAGCTCAGCCCAATCCACACGCGGTACTGGATTTTAAACGCTTTACCGCCGATGAAGCTGCCGGGTTTGTATTAGATCAACAAGCTACGCTGAAAAAATACATTGATGACAATCAGTTTGTGACCAGCAACCTGATGTCGGATTATACCCCGGTTGATCCGCGGCGTATGGCTGGTTTGGATATCATGAATTATACCAAGTACCTGGTGGCCGGCCTGAGCGATGGCACCGGCGATCAGGGTTTCCGCCTGGGTAATTACCTGAGCATAGGCTTCTCTAACGATTTTATGCGCCCTATTAACGGCGTTACCAGCGTAATGGAGTTACAACCCGGCCAGGTGAACTGGGGTAAATACAACTCGCAGCCTATGCCCGGGGCGGTGCGCATGTGGATCTATCACGTTTTTGCGGGCGGCAACAAATTTGTTTGCACCTACCGTTTCCGTCAGCCACTGGTTGGTGGCGAACAATACCATAACGGTATTATGAAGCCCAACGGTATTGAGGTGGCCCGCAGCGGCGCCGAATACATTACCGCCTTAAAAGAGATAGCGCAGCTTAAAAAACAATACAAACCCGGTCCGGAGCCAGCTGATTACAAAGCCCGCCGCACTGCCATTTTATACAACGTAGATAACCGCTGGGAGATGGATAACCAACCCCAAACCAACCAATGGGATTTTATGAAGCACATGATGAAATACTACGGCGTAGTTAAATCGTTTGGTGCCCCGGTTGATTTTATCGGTGAAGAAACCGATTTCAGTAAATACCCGGTAATGGTAGCCCCGGCTTATCAATTGCTTGATCCTAAACTGGTGGCCCGCTGGAAAGCTTATGTAGAGCAGGGCGGCCATTTGATACTGAGCAGCCGCACCGGCGAAAAGGACCGCGAGGCCCGCATTTGGGAAGGCCGCTTTGCTGAACCGATATACAGCCTGCTTGGGATAAAAGAATTATACTACGATCAGTTGCCGGAAAACCGCATGGCTAAGGTGGCCATGGACGGCAAGCTGTTCAACTGGAATAACTGGGGCGATGTATTGCAGGGTGCCGCAGCCGGCACTAAAATGGCCCTGTATAACGACCAATTCTACAAAGGCGAAACAGCTGTACTAAACCGTAAACTGGGTAAAGGCACTGTTACTTATATTGGCGCCGATACCGACGACGGCAAGCTTGAAAAAGACGTATTGAGAAAAGTATACAAAAATGCCGGTATCGGTATACTCGATCTGCCGGAAGGCGTTACCGTTGATTGCCGCGATGGCTTTTGGGTAGGGATGAATTACTCATCGGCCACGCAGGTTTTACCTGTACCAGCTAATGCTAAGGTATTGATCGGCAGCAAGACATTGGCGCCTGCGGGTGTGGTGGTTTGGCGATAG
- the pafA gene encoding alkaline phosphatase PafA: MVQNKNRRLKIIALLSLQFITCATFAQSKATAGNTLKRPKLVVGIVVDQMRWDYLYRYYDRYSNGGFKRLMNEGFRCENDYINYLPSATAVGHSAIFSGTVPAINGIAGNDWVDQLSGKALYCVTDTTVNGVGSDAEEGKRSPRNLLSTTMTDELRLATNFKSKVVGVSLKDRASILPAGHMPTGAFWFDDESARFITSTYYTKELPAWVKKFNDANEPEKLVANGWNTLYPINTYAQSTEDNVRWEGRFAGETSTAFPHKVADAYKARHTTIRSTPFGNTLTLDFAKAAIEAYQLGSNGVTDFLTINCASTDYVGHMYGPNAIEVEDTYLRLDKDLADFFANLDNKLGKGNYTIFLTADHGASHSIEFNKEHNIPAGAWNPATFATKLNQMLKARFKEDKLVISITEYQVNFNIPFITRQKLDYTAIKQAAVDMLKDEPTVLFVADMARLNDASIPETVRTMMINGYNYKRSGAVMIIPTSGWFQGGATGTSHGEWNAYDTHIPLLFMGWGIKHGVTYDKTYTTDVASTISALLHIQVPSGNIGTPISAVFSGAENSVSSATKPKTAK, translated from the coding sequence ATGGTTCAAAACAAAAACCGCCGATTGAAGATCATCGCTCTATTATCATTACAGTTTATTACCTGCGCAACATTCGCACAATCAAAAGCCACTGCCGGCAACACCTTAAAACGCCCTAAACTGGTGGTAGGCATTGTGGTAGACCAGATGCGCTGGGATTACCTGTACCGCTATTACGACCGTTACAGCAATGGCGGTTTTAAACGCTTAATGAACGAGGGCTTCCGTTGCGAAAATGATTATATCAATTACCTGCCGTCGGCTACCGCGGTAGGGCACTCGGCCATATTTAGTGGTACTGTTCCGGCCATAAACGGTATAGCCGGTAACGACTGGGTTGACCAGCTAAGCGGCAAGGCCCTTTATTGCGTAACCGATACCACTGTAAACGGGGTTGGCAGCGATGCCGAAGAAGGCAAACGCTCGCCGCGCAACCTGTTATCAACCACCATGACCGACGAATTACGACTGGCCACCAATTTCAAATCGAAGGTAGTGGGCGTATCATTAAAAGACCGCGCATCTATCCTGCCAGCAGGCCACATGCCTACAGGCGCTTTCTGGTTCGACGATGAAAGCGCGCGCTTTATCACCAGCACTTATTATACTAAGGAATTACCAGCCTGGGTGAAAAAATTTAACGATGCCAACGAGCCTGAAAAACTGGTAGCCAACGGCTGGAATACCCTTTACCCCATCAATACCTACGCCCAAAGTACCGAAGATAATGTGCGCTGGGAGGGCCGCTTTGCCGGCGAAACATCAACCGCGTTCCCGCACAAGGTTGCCGATGCTTACAAAGCCCGTCACACCACCATCCGCAGCACACCGTTTGGTAATACGTTAACGCTTGATTTTGCCAAAGCCGCTATCGAAGCTTACCAGTTAGGCAGCAACGGTGTTACCGATTTCCTGACCATTAACTGTGCATCAACCGATTATGTTGGCCATATGTACGGCCCTAACGCTATTGAAGTAGAAGACACCTACCTGCGTCTGGATAAGGATTTGGCAGATTTTTTCGCTAACCTGGATAATAAACTGGGCAAAGGCAATTACACCATTTTCCTTACTGCCGATCATGGCGCATCGCATTCCATCGAGTTTAACAAGGAGCATAATATCCCCGCAGGCGCATGGAACCCGGCAACCTTTGCAACTAAACTGAACCAGATGCTGAAGGCCCGGTTTAAGGAAGATAAACTGGTGATATCTATTACCGAATACCAGGTGAATTTTAATATCCCGTTTATTACCAGGCAAAAGCTTGATTATACAGCTATTAAGCAAGCCGCTGTGGATATGCTGAAGGACGAGCCCACCGTATTATTTGTAGCCGATATGGCCAGATTAAACGATGCATCCATCCCCGAAACCGTACGCACCATGATGATAAATGGTTATAACTACAAGCGCAGCGGCGCGGTGATGATCATCCCTACTTCGGGTTGGTTCCAGGGTGGCGCTACAGGCACCAGTCATGGCGAGTGGAATGCTTACGATACCCACATCCCGCTGCTATTTATGGGCTGGGGTATTAAACACGGCGTAACTTACGATAAGACTTATACTACCGATGTGGCTTCAACTATTTCGGCACTGCTGCACATCCAGGTGCCAAGCGGTAATATCGGCACGCCTATTTCGGCAGTTTTTAGTGGTGCGGAAAATTCTGTATCTTCAGCAACCAAACCCAAAACCGCTAAATAA
- a CDS encoding sulfatase family protein: MKRIFFQSLLICFFICADRQVMAQQGKPNVIVIYTDDVGYGDLSCYGAAQIKTPNIDAIAANGLRFINAYASSATCTPSRYSMLSGEYAWRKKGTGIAPGDAALLIDPAKPTLASVFKDAGYHTGVIGKWHLGLGAPGVGPYWNGTIKPGPIELGFNTSYIMPATLDRVPCVYIDGYHIVNLDPTDPITVNYKQPVGNWPTGRDHPELLKMKPSHEHDQTIVNGVSRIGYQTGGKSALWVDEDISTVLAGKAVQFIEENKRKSFFLYFATHNIHVPRVVNKRFAGKSGMGPRGDAILELDWMTGQVTQTLKRLNLTQNTIVIFSSDNGPVIDDGYIDDAVEKLNGHTPAGALRGGKYSAFDGGTRVPMIVSWPGHIAKGTSAAPFSQVDMMASFAQLMGKPFTGGKYMDSENAMDVLLGKNTQGRNYVIQQSVNNTLSIIKGDWKYIEPSNGPAINKYTNTELGNNPKPQLYNLKTDINERKNLADANPEKLNELRDLLNRVRGDAKIAVN; the protein is encoded by the coding sequence ATGAAGCGTATTTTTTTCCAATCCCTGCTGATCTGTTTTTTTATCTGTGCCGATAGGCAAGTTATGGCACAGCAGGGCAAGCCTAACGTAATTGTAATTTATACCGATGATGTTGGCTACGGCGATTTGAGCTGCTATGGTGCTGCCCAAATAAAAACGCCTAATATTGATGCCATCGCCGCAAATGGCTTGCGGTTTATTAACGCCTATGCCTCGTCGGCCACCTGCACGCCCTCGCGTTACTCGATGCTGAGCGGTGAATATGCCTGGCGAAAAAAAGGTACCGGTATTGCCCCCGGCGATGCGGCGCTACTGATAGATCCCGCAAAACCTACGCTGGCATCGGTATTTAAGGATGCGGGTTATCATACCGGCGTGATTGGTAAATGGCACCTGGGCCTTGGTGCCCCCGGTGTTGGGCCCTACTGGAACGGCACGATCAAACCCGGCCCCATCGAACTGGGCTTCAATACATCATACATTATGCCCGCTACGCTGGATAGGGTACCCTGTGTTTATATTGATGGTTACCACATCGTCAACCTCGACCCGACCGACCCCATCACCGTTAATTATAAACAACCCGTGGGCAACTGGCCTACCGGCAGGGATCACCCCGAATTGCTGAAAATGAAGCCATCGCACGAGCATGACCAAACCATTGTGAACGGCGTGAGCCGTATCGGTTACCAAACGGGCGGTAAATCGGCGCTTTGGGTTGATGAAGATATCAGTACTGTGCTGGCTGGCAAAGCGGTGCAGTTTATCGAGGAGAATAAGCGTAAGTCCTTCTTTTTGTATTTCGCCACACATAATATCCATGTGCCGCGTGTGGTGAATAAGCGTTTTGCCGGTAAAAGCGGCATGGGCCCCCGTGGCGACGCTATTTTAGAACTGGATTGGATGACCGGACAGGTAACACAAACCCTGAAGCGGCTAAACCTTACGCAAAATACCATTGTTATCTTCAGCAGCGATAACGGACCGGTGATAGATGATGGTTATATAGACGATGCCGTGGAAAAACTGAACGGACATACCCCGGCAGGCGCTTTACGCGGCGGTAAATACAGTGCTTTTGATGGCGGTACCCGTGTGCCGATGATCGTATCGTGGCCCGGGCATATTGCCAAAGGCACATCGGCGGCGCCGTTTAGCCAGGTGGATATGATGGCCTCGTTTGCACAATTGATGGGCAAGCCTTTTACAGGCGGCAAATATATGGATAGCGAAAATGCTATGGATGTTCTGTTAGGGAAAAATACCCAGGGGCGCAATTATGTGATACAACAATCGGTAAACAATACGCTTAGTATTATAAAGGGCGATTGGAAGTATATTGAGCCAAGTAATGGACCGGCGATAAACAAGTATACCAATACCGAGTTGGGGAATAACCCCAAACCGCAGCTTTATAATTTAAAGACTGATATTAACGAACGGAAGAATTTAGCGGATGCTAACCCGGAGAAGTTGAATGAGTTGAGGGATTTGCTGAATAGGGTGAGGGGGGATGCCAAGATCGCGGTGAATTAA
- a CDS encoding SusC/RagA family TonB-linked outer membrane protein yields MKCKYFYFIGFVFFFSALMQVRALAQGPLDKKISIEVRNADIKSVLKTIEKLADVRFAYSSENIDSTLVSLTANNQAISNVLRQVLITQNITFEDVGGLIVLHKIYEVPGHIHGAVTDENGLPLPGVTIRVKGTAQATSTDANGIFSINLQNPNAALIFSYIAYATQEVGTAGRNSISIKMVPYPKVLSEVVVVGYGTQKKIVLTGAVSTISTDDIQQTPSASIQNSLTGKVTGFFSQQRGGRPGDDGADFYIRGVSTFNGTGSSQQPLILVDDIEYTYPDFSNIDPNEVQSISILKDASTTAPYGVKGANGVVLVTTRRGQTGKARINLRTEFGLQVPMHVPQFLDAANTATLRNEALKNDALISGSPYVPEFTDADIALFRSGADPYGHPNVDWYHTLFKGSAPIRKSNADVSGGSDNVQYFISLGFENQGGILRDIRSTDELDNNYNFDRFNFRANVDIKATNSLSFRADFSGNTTATNSPKFYGQSGSAETAAFYEVFNYESLNPYTYPIHNPNGSYGFANPNRPQPAANNIIGRIALGGYQLVRANLFTFNASATQKLDAITSGLKAKLQVNVTNGTSSLRSLTRVNFPSYYYDPVTGTYTPRDATIYRIDPYSVIYGGGQPNRQSTLQGSVSYDHSFHTNKVSALLLYNQNTKLRPITTGTATELANTYIPETLRGLTGRLNFNHNNKYLAEFDGSYNGSNKFAASKQYGFFPAGSAGYVISEEEFIKQHLTFINLFKFRASYGIVGSDNLGNYANYYLETYGRGGSYLFGTTGTPTSSIIPGTFGNSDVTWEKERKLDIGIDFSMFNGRLGGSADLFRNKRYDILTALQTVPHYYGVPIGLLPPENLGIVANNGYEFELTYTGRMGKVGYNLKGNYSYAKNKILEIDEVPQKYGYKTQTGRSIGEVPEYIWDGFYSTAEAANPAIPKYIGSTTAAGGPGTTIPGFLKYRDMNGDGVITDDDKGYFGHANLPTTILSLNTGFTFKRFALNILLQSALNYDVQIGYPFVTPFKGNLQQIHLDRWTPETAATAQFPALISNFQGSYMSSGNTSTFWAISGNYLRLKSVELSYNLPDKLVNKIGLKGLRIYANAYNLHTWSGVYNRFGLDPEVARGGSSNDYQGVYPQSAIVNLGLSVTVK; encoded by the coding sequence ATGAAATGTAAGTACTTTTATTTCATAGGGTTTGTGTTCTTCTTTTCGGCATTGATGCAGGTGCGGGCTTTGGCCCAGGGGCCGCTGGATAAAAAGATCAGCATCGAGGTGAGGAACGCCGATATTAAAAGCGTTTTAAAAACCATCGAAAAACTGGCCGATGTGCGCTTTGCCTACAGTTCGGAAAATATCGACAGCACGCTTGTTTCCCTCACAGCCAATAATCAGGCCATCAGCAATGTATTAAGGCAGGTACTTATTACACAAAATATCACTTTTGAGGATGTTGGCGGGCTGATCGTCCTTCATAAAATATACGAGGTACCGGGCCATATCCATGGCGCGGTAACGGATGAGAACGGGCTGCCGCTTCCTGGTGTTACCATTAGGGTTAAGGGTACAGCCCAGGCCACATCAACCGATGCCAATGGCATATTTAGCATCAATTTACAAAACCCCAATGCCGCGCTCATCTTTTCGTATATCGCCTACGCCACTCAGGAAGTGGGCACAGCCGGCCGTAACAGCATCAGTATAAAAATGGTGCCCTACCCAAAGGTTTTAAGCGAGGTGGTAGTGGTGGGCTACGGCACGCAAAAGAAAATTGTGCTGACCGGCGCTGTCAGCACCATCAGCACCGATGATATCCAGCAAACGCCATCGGCCAGTATCCAAAACTCGCTTACGGGTAAGGTGACCGGATTTTTCTCGCAACAACGCGGCGGCCGCCCGGGCGATGATGGCGCCGACTTTTACATCCGTGGCGTAAGCACCTTTAATGGCACCGGCAGCAGTCAGCAACCGCTGATCCTGGTGGATGATATTGAATATACCTACCCCGATTTCAGCAATATCGACCCAAACGAAGTACAGAGCATCAGTATACTAAAAGATGCCTCCACCACCGCGCCTTACGGTGTTAAGGGCGCTAACGGAGTGGTACTGGTAACCACCCGCCGCGGGCAAACGGGCAAGGCACGCATTAACCTGCGTACCGAGTTTGGCTTGCAGGTACCTATGCACGTTCCGCAATTTTTGGATGCGGCCAATACGGCCACCCTGCGCAACGAAGCCCTAAAAAATGACGCGCTGATATCGGGATCGCCCTATGTGCCGGAGTTTACTGATGCGGATATCGCCCTGTTTCGCAGCGGGGCCGACCCTTACGGCCACCCGAATGTAGATTGGTACCACACCCTGTTTAAAGGCAGCGCGCCCATCCGTAAAAGCAATGCAGATGTATCGGGCGGGAGCGATAATGTACAATATTTTATCTCCCTGGGTTTCGAAAACCAGGGCGGCATCCTGCGCGATATCCGCTCGACCGACGAACTGGATAATAACTACAATTTCGACAGGTTCAACTTCCGGGCCAATGTGGATATCAAGGCCACCAACTCCTTAAGCTTCCGGGCCGATTTTTCGGGCAATACGACGGCCACCAACTCGCCAAAGTTTTACGGACAAAGCGGCTCGGCAGAAACGGCCGCCTTTTACGAGGTGTTTAATTACGAATCGCTGAACCCTTACACCTACCCCATTCATAATCCCAACGGCAGCTATGGCTTTGCCAACCCTAACCGCCCGCAGCCTGCGGCCAATAATATTATAGGCCGGATTGCCCTGGGCGGATACCAACTGGTACGGGCCAATTTGTTTACGTTTAACGCATCGGCCACGCAAAAGCTGGATGCCATTACCAGCGGCCTAAAAGCCAAGTTGCAGGTAAATGTTACTAACGGCACATCGTCGCTCAGGTCGCTTACCCGGGTCAATTTCCCATCCTATTATTACGACCCGGTTACAGGCACCTATACCCCGCGCGATGCTACCATCTACCGTATCGATCCTTACAGCGTTATTTATGGCGGGGGGCAGCCCAACCGGCAATCTACCCTGCAGGGCAGCGTTAGTTACGATCATTCTTTTCATACCAACAAGGTAAGCGCCCTGCTGTTGTATAACCAAAACACCAAGCTACGGCCTATTACTACCGGTACCGCTACTGAACTGGCCAATACCTATATCCCCGAAACCTTGCGCGGGCTGACCGGCCGCCTCAACTTTAACCACAATAATAAATACCTGGCGGAGTTTGACGGCAGCTACAATGGGTCGAACAAATTCGCGGCCAGTAAGCAGTATGGCTTCTTCCCGGCGGGTTCGGCCGGATATGTGATATCTGAGGAAGAATTTATTAAGCAGCACCTTACGTTTATCAACCTGTTTAAGTTCCGCGCATCGTATGGTATCGTTGGCAGCGATAACCTGGGCAATTATGCCAACTACTACCTGGAGACTTACGGCCGAGGCGGCAGTTATCTATTTGGCACCACGGGTACGCCAACATCAAGCATCATTCCCGGCACTTTTGGCAATAGCGATGTAACCTGGGAAAAGGAGCGCAAGTTGGATATCGGGATCGATTTCTCCATGTTCAACGGGCGCTTAGGTGGTTCGGCTGATCTTTTCCGGAATAAGCGTTACGATATTTTAACGGCCCTGCAAACCGTGCCGCACTATTATGGCGTCCCTATTGGCCTGCTCCCGCCCGAAAACTTAGGCATTGTGGCCAACAACGGTTATGAGTTTGAACTAACCTATACCGGCCGCATGGGTAAGGTTGGTTATAACCTGAAAGGCAATTATTCGTATGCTAAAAATAAGATATTAGAGATAGACGAAGTACCGCAGAAGTATGGCTATAAAACACAAACCGGCCGCTCGATAGGCGAAGTACCGGAGTATATTTGGGACGGTTTTTACTCCACAGCTGAAGCTGCAAATCCGGCAATCCCAAAGTATATTGGCTCAACCACAGCGGCGGGTGGCCCCGGCACCACCATCCCCGGCTTTTTAAAATACCGCGATATGAACGGCGACGGCGTTATTACCGATGACGACAAAGGCTATTTCGGCCATGCTAACCTACCAACCACTATCCTATCGCTCAATACCGGGTTCACGTTTAAACGTTTCGCGCTGAACATCCTGCTGCAATCGGCACTGAATTATGATGTGCAGATAGGCTACCCTTTTGTTACCCCCTTTAAAGGCAACCTGCAACAAATACACCTTGACCGCTGGACACCAGAAACCGCTGCAACGGCGCAGTTCCCGGCATTGATTTCCAACTTCCAGGGCAGCTATATGTCCTCGGGCAATACATCTACCTTTTGGGCCATAAGCGGCAATTACCTGCGCCTAAAATCGGTAGAGTTGAGCTATAACCTGCCGGATAAACTGGTGAACAAGATAGGGCTTAAAGGCTTACGTATATATGCCAACGCTTATAACCTGCACACCTGGTCGGGCGTGTATAATCGTTTCGGGCTTGATCCGGAAGTGGCCCGTGGCGGGTCTTCTAACGATTACCAGGGGGTTTATCCGCAATCGGCTATTGTGAATTTGGGGTTGAGTGTAACGGTGAAGTAG
- a CDS encoding FecR family protein, with product MNNHINRDAATVEDLVWDEDFRQWVLTNDSDLDAFWSDWEAAHQNKREEIATAKQIIRSMVVKEALVSDEEMDMSIQNIMAQTADKAVLEPAPVVPIKRTNWYKHAGIAASLLVVMSVALLFFVRYSHGTISYKDLVKEAGGELVEQSNNNASARQVIMADGSEIILQKGARISYAPKFNSYGTRKIYLTGKATFEVAKNPAKPFFVYTNGLITKVLGTRFTITSNEEDKNATVEVTSGIVSVFSLVDKKSQDDANTQKLNSLILTRNQKASFSKIDRTLIASVVAKPVAANEQVFNEAFADAPLKTVFKKMEDCYGIPVIYDDKVFASRTLTADLSKTTMYQKLDIICKTINARYEINDGKVVIYAKVLQ from the coding sequence ATGAATAATCATATAAACAGAGATGCCGCGACCGTTGAAGATTTGGTTTGGGACGAGGATTTCAGGCAATGGGTTTTAACTAACGACAGCGACCTGGATGCGTTCTGGAGCGATTGGGAAGCCGCTCATCAAAATAAACGCGAGGAGATAGCCACCGCCAAACAGATCATCCGCTCTATGGTAGTAAAGGAGGCTTTGGTTTCGGATGAGGAAATGGATATGTCCATACAAAACATTATGGCCCAAACCGCCGATAAAGCAGTTCTCGAGCCGGCTCCGGTGGTACCGATAAAGCGAACCAACTGGTATAAACACGCAGGCATCGCGGCATCGTTGTTGGTGGTAATGAGTGTGGCGCTGCTGTTCTTTGTGCGGTATAGCCATGGCACCATATCCTACAAAGACCTGGTAAAGGAAGCCGGCGGCGAACTGGTGGAGCAAAGTAATAACAATGCTTCGGCCAGGCAGGTGATTATGGCCGACGGCAGCGAGATCATCCTGCAAAAAGGTGCGCGTATAAGTTACGCCCCTAAATTTAACAGCTACGGCACGCGCAAAATATACCTGACGGGCAAGGCGACATTCGAGGTGGCTAAAAATCCGGCTAAGCCGTTTTTTGTTTACACCAACGGGCTGATCACCAAAGTGCTGGGCACGCGTTTCACCATTACATCAAACGAGGAGGATAAGAACGCGACCGTAGAAGTGACCTCGGGCATTGTATCCGTATTTTCGCTGGTAGATAAAAAATCGCAGGATGACGCGAACACCCAAAAGCTGAACAGCCTGATCTTAACCCGTAACCAAAAGGCCAGCTTCTCAAAGATCGACCGTACGCTGATCGCGTCGGTGGTAGCAAAACCGGTGGCGGCAAACGAGCAGGTTTTTAACGAAGCCTTTGCCGACGCGCCGCTGAAAACTGTATTTAAAAAAATGGAAGATTGCTATGGCATCCCGGTGATATATGATGACAAGGTTTTCGCAAGCCGCACCTTAACTGCCGATTTGAGCAAGACCACTATGTACCAAAAGCTGGATATTATTTGTAAAACCATTAACGCCCGCTACGAAATTAACGACGGCAAGGTGGTGATTTACGCAAAGGTGCTGCAATAG